Part of the Candidatus Diapherotrites archaeon genome is shown below.
TGAAATACCCAAACCCATGATTCCAGTGAAAGGCAGGCCCATAATAGATTACCTGGTTGAACTGCTCAGAAAACATGAAGTGAGAAACATAATATTCGCTTTGGGCCACAAGACCGACTCAATAAAAGAATATTTCGGCAATGGAACAAAATTCGGCGTAAAAATTACTTACATTGAAGAAGAAAAGCCTTTAGGCACAGGAGGACCGTTAAAATTAGCAAAAGACCTGCTTAAAGAAGAATTTCTAATGTTTAATGGAGACAACCTCACAAACATCAATCTTGGGGAAATGATTTCATTCCACAAAAAGCACAATGCTCTCGCTACAATTGCATTAAAGGCTGTTGAAGACCCGTCAAATTTCGGTGTAATGGAACTAGAGGGAGACAAAGTAATAGAATTTTTAGAGAAGCCAAAAAACCCTAAATCCAACTTAGTGAATGCTGGGGCCTATATACTCAAGCCTGAAATAATTGACATGCTGCCAAAAGGCTTTTCCCAGATAGAGAAAGCAGTCTTCCCAAAACTTGCAGCTCAAGGAAAGCTTTATGGCTACATCTACAAAGGCCAATGGTTCCCCACAGACACCTTCGAAAGATACGAGAAAGCACTAAAGGAATGGAAAGGAATAAATTAGGAGGTAAAAAAATGAAAAGAATTTTAATTACCGGGGTCAATGGTTTTGTTGGAAGCCATCTAAGCGAATTTTTATTGAACAACAATTTAGGAGAAGTGAATGGAGTTTTAAGAAACAAACATGAATCACTAAAAAATTTATCCAATATAAAAGAAAAAATTAAATTAATTGAAGCAGATATTAATGATTTAAATGCAATCTCTGAAACAATAAAAGAAGTTCAGCCAGAGGTAATATTCCATCTTGCAGCACAGGCTTTTGTGCCAAGCTCATGGAATTCTCCTTTCGAGACATTAAACACAAACATCATGGGTTCACTGAACTTGTTTGAAGCAGTAAGGAAAAGCAATTCCAACCCGGTAATCCAAATAGCAGGAAGCAGCGAAGAATACGGCCTGGTTAAAGAGGACGAAATCCCAATAAAAGAAAGCAACCCGCTAAGACCATTAAGCCCCTACGGAGTCAGCAAAGTAGCAATGGACATGCTCGGCTATCAATACTTCAAAAGCTACGGAATGAAAATTGTCAGGACAAGAGCATTCAACCACACGGGCCCAAGAAGAGGCGAAGTATACGCCACAAGCAATTTTGCGCACCAGATAGCAGAAATCGAAGCAAAAAAGAAAGAGCCAATATTATATGTTGGAAACCTTGAAGCAAAAAGAGACTTCACTGATGTTAGAGACATGGTGAGGGCTTACTGGCTTGCAACGCAAAAATGCAAACCAGGAGAAGTATACAATATCTGTTCAGGCAAAAGCTACGCAATAAAGGAAATCATAGACAGATTGATCAACCTGAGCAAAAACAAAAAAATCAAAATAGAGCAAGACCCAAAAAGAATGAGACCAAGCGATGTGCTAAATCTTCTGGGAGACAGCAACAAATTCAGAAAAGAAACAGGCTGGAAGCCTGAAATAACATTCGAGCAAACCTTGAAAGACCTGCTTGACTACTGGAGAGCAAACATTTAGGAAAGCCTTCTTTTCCTGAATTCCCTGAATGCCTCAATTGTTCCCTCAAACAATTTTCTTTTTGTTAAATGAATCCTTTTAATTTCTTTCATTTTCTCAGTTTTAATTTTGCTTTTATCCCCTACAAAATAGAATTCATAACTTAATTTCCTTTTCCTTAAAGGCTCAATCATTCTCAAGTCAGAAGGGCTGTCCCCGAAAAGCCTGTAAAACCTTACTCTCCTTCTTTGAGGCCCAAGCATTCCGAGAGCCTGGTCTGCAGCAAAAGCCTTGCTCACAGCAAAAGGCAAAAGGTCAACGGCATAAAGGCTTCTCACTACATGAAATCCTTTGTGTTTTAAAGAAATTTCTCTCATTAATTTTTCTGTTTTCTTAAGTCCTTGTTCAACAAGCACTGGATTCTTTCTTTTGATTTCATGAATGGCCTCAATTGTCACAACAGCTTGTTTTGTTTTATCATAAAACACGCCAGGAATTAATTTCACTTGCCTTCTAACCTTTTCCATTATATTTTTTGGAACACTAATTCTTCTGTTAATTTCCCTGATTAATTTTCCGCCAGAAATTCTTGCTGTAACAAGGCCGTGCTCGCCGACAAAAGAAATGTTATTCACCGCATTAGGAAATTTTGCTTCAAAAGAATTGATTACCGGCAGCAGGTTTTTTTGAACCCAGTCAATCGAACGCCCTGAAACAAAGAAAACCTTGTGGCCCTCATTTGCTTTTTTCATGAACTCAAGTACTGCTTTTGGCTTTACATTGGCAAAGGCCCCAGTTACAGGCCCATCAATGTCAACCAGAAAACAGTCAATTCCATTTTGCATAACAGAAAACTAATTTATCTGAAAAGCTTTTTAATACATTCCTGGAACAAAAAATTACTGGAGCAGAGAATGAAAGAAAAATTTCTGAAAGAGAAAATAAGGGCTGTGCCGGATTTCCCGAAAAAAGGAATAATGTTCAGGGACATTACCACCCTGCTGCAGGACGCGCAGGCATTCAGGACAGTAATAAACGAATTTAAAGAGTATTACACCAAAAAAGGGATTGCTATAGACAAGGTTGCAAGCGCTGAATCAAGGGGCTTCATATTCGGAGCAGTGCTAGCGCATGAACTTAACGCAGGATTCGTGCCGGTGAGAAAGCCAGGGAAACTTCCATGGAAGACAATAAAGCAGGAATTCAAGACAGAATACTCAACAGACGCATTCGAACTGCACATGGACTCAATAAAAAAAGGCGACAGGGTGCTCATAGCAGATGATCTTCTTGCAACAGGAGGAACAATAGAGGCAATAATAAAATTAGTCGAAAAATTAGGGGGAAAAGTTGCAGGCATATGCTGCCTTGTAGAATTAAGCTTTCTTAAAGGCAGAAAAAAACTGAAGGGATACGATGTATTCTCTCTTGTAGACTATGAAAGCGAATGATTGATAAAAATAGGAGGAAAAAAAATGATTGGATTGATTGGAGGCTCAGGATTTTATGACACGGCAATGCTCAAGAAAACAGAGCAGAAAAAAGTGCACACGCCATTCGGTGCGACAAGCGATTTGGTTACAACGGGAGAATTTGAAGAAAAAAAGATTGCATTCATTCCAAGGCACGGGGCAAAACACTCAATCAACCCATCGCAAGTGAATTACAGGGCGAATATCCAGGCAATGAAAGAATTAGGCGTCCAAAGAATAATTGCAGCAAACGCTGTAGGCTCACTAAAAGAAGAAATGAAGCCAGGCGAGCTTGTAATAGTTGACCAATTCATTGATTTAACGAAAGGCAGAAAAAACACTTTCTATGAAGGCACGCAAGTATGCCATATTTCTACTGCAGAGCCCTTCTGCAAAGAACTGAGAAAAATACTGATTGAATCAGCACAAAAACTAAGCCTGCCATTCCACGAGAAAGGAACATGCATTGTAATTGAAGGCCCAAGGTTCTCAACAAAAGCAGAATCCATTCTCTTCAAATCATGGGGTGCAGACATAATAAACATGACCTTGTGCCCTGAAGCAGTCCTTGCAAGAGAAGCAGAAATATGCTATGCAGCAATAGCAATGGTAACAGACTACGACTGCTGGAAGGACAGCCATGCCACAGGAGCAGAAGTAGTGAAAATAATGAAAGAGAACGTCCACAAAATGCAAATGCTTGTAAAAGAAGCAATTCCACTTATCCCAGAGCAAAGGAAATGCGAATGCAAGGACGCATTAAAAAGCGCAATACAATAAGGCATAAGTTTATATCATGTTATTAACATAATTATTTGATTAACATAATTATGTGGTGGTCAGATGAATGTGACTATGTCTGTTAGCGGTGTTTTGGAAAAAGAGATAAGAAGGAACCCGCAAATAAAATGGACTGAAATTGCAAGAAGGGCAATGATTGAAGAGGCGACTAAAATGAGAAAACTTGAAATAATGCAAAAGTATATGGAAAAAAAAGAAATTGCTGACGAGGACTGGAAATGGATGGACTCCATTGATTGGCACCCAGTAGATGAAATGAATTACAAGAAATCTTTTATTGAAAGAATAAAGAAAGCACAAAAAGAAAAAGCGATAAAAGTAGGTTCTGTTGATAAATTATTCAAGTGATTCAATGGCTTATTCTCTTGAATCTGAGCCTTCATGCAAGAAAGCAATAAAGAAAGCATGCAAGA
Proteins encoded:
- a CDS encoding nucleotidyltransferase family protein, with product MKKEEKERVTVNIDSALLLRVDKIINGREIRNRSHAFESLITKALNLNSINTAFVLAGGKGTRLKPFTDEIPKPMIPVKGRPIIDYLVELLRKHEVRNIIFALGHKTDSIKEYFGNGTKFGVKITYIEEEKPLGTGGPLKLAKDLLKEEFLMFNGDNLTNINLGEMISFHKKHNALATIALKAVEDPSNFGVMELEGDKVIEFLEKPKNPKSNLVNAGAYILKPEIIDMLPKGFSQIEKAVFPKLAAQGKLYGYIYKGQWFPTDTFERYEKALKEWKGIN
- a CDS encoding GDP-mannose 4,6-dehydratase encodes the protein MKRILITGVNGFVGSHLSEFLLNNNLGEVNGVLRNKHESLKNLSNIKEKIKLIEADINDLNAISETIKEVQPEVIFHLAAQAFVPSSWNSPFETLNTNIMGSLNLFEAVRKSNSNPVIQIAGSSEEYGLVKEDEIPIKESNPLRPLSPYGVSKVAMDMLGYQYFKSYGMKIVRTRAFNHTGPRRGEVYATSNFAHQIAEIEAKKKEPILYVGNLEAKRDFTDVRDMVRAYWLATQKCKPGEVYNICSGKSYAIKEIIDRLINLSKNKKIKIEQDPKRMRPSDVLNLLGDSNKFRKETGWKPEITFEQTLKDLLDYWRANI
- a CDS encoding adenine phosphoribosyltransferase, whose amino-acid sequence is MKEKFLKEKIRAVPDFPKKGIMFRDITTLLQDAQAFRTVINEFKEYYTKKGIAIDKVASAESRGFIFGAVLAHELNAGFVPVRKPGKLPWKTIKQEFKTEYSTDAFELHMDSIKKGDRVLIADDLLATGGTIEAIIKLVEKLGGKVAGICCLVELSFLKGRKKLKGYDVFSLVDYESE
- the mtnP gene encoding S-methyl-5'-thioadenosine phosphorylase; this translates as MIGLIGGSGFYDTAMLKKTEQKKVHTPFGATSDLVTTGEFEEKKIAFIPRHGAKHSINPSQVNYRANIQAMKELGVQRIIAANAVGSLKEEMKPGELVIVDQFIDLTKGRKNTFYEGTQVCHISTAEPFCKELRKILIESAQKLSLPFHEKGTCIVIEGPRFSTKAESILFKSWGADIINMTLCPEAVLAREAEICYAAIAMVTDYDCWKDSHATGAEVVKIMKENVHKMQMLVKEAIPLIPEQRKCECKDALKSAIQ